One Bacillus amyloliquefaciens DSM 7 = ATCC 23350 DNA window includes the following coding sequences:
- a CDS encoding ABC transporter permease subunit, with protein MSIFHLAQNEFIKITRKKGTLLSLFFLFLIVLLTGLIMNHEVDASSDNNWKERLLAEKKQEEIEKPTETTGVYYSADVKNKDYYLEHNINPYEWNGWRFFSTVTSNGLEIFVSLTAILTISGIVSKEFALGTIKFIATSPNRRWRILTSKFLASLLFTGMVYLFYCISCLLIGGVLFSFSNASYPLVYSHLNDSLYTISSLKASGIILLLRFISIISIVTIAFTLSVLFKSQALSLCLSILLLFAGSILGGTDLLAQFTWYKFTLFPHLNLVAYVNKSAGDAISTLNIPYSMTVIAIYFLICLLISFTVFQKRDITA; from the coding sequence ATGAGCATATTTCATCTGGCGCAGAACGAATTCATAAAAATAACCCGAAAAAAAGGCACACTTTTATCTCTTTTTTTCCTGTTTCTCATCGTTTTGCTGACCGGCCTTATCATGAATCATGAGGTAGATGCTTCTTCGGATAACAATTGGAAAGAACGGCTTCTCGCCGAAAAAAAACAAGAAGAAATCGAGAAACCGACTGAAACGACGGGCGTTTATTATTCAGCTGATGTTAAAAATAAAGACTATTATTTGGAGCATAACATTAACCCCTATGAATGGAACGGCTGGAGGTTTTTCAGTACGGTTACTTCAAACGGGCTTGAAATTTTCGTAAGCTTAACCGCAATTTTAACCATCAGCGGGATTGTTTCCAAAGAGTTTGCTCTTGGGACGATTAAGTTTATCGCTACAAGTCCGAACCGAAGATGGCGGATTTTAACATCAAAATTTCTGGCATCCCTCCTGTTTACCGGCATGGTTTACTTATTTTACTGTATAAGCTGTTTGCTGATCGGCGGCGTGTTATTCAGTTTTTCTAATGCCTCATATCCGCTCGTCTATTCTCATTTAAATGACAGCCTGTATACCATCAGTTCATTAAAAGCATCCGGGATCATTCTTCTTTTACGTTTCATATCAATTATAAGCATTGTCACCATCGCATTCACTTTGTCAGTATTATTCAAAAGTCAGGCTCTCTCCCTTTGCTTATCCATTTTACTGCTGTTTGCCGGCAGTATATTAGGCGGAACTGATTTGCTTGCTCAATTTACGTGGTATAAATTTACGCTCTTTCCGCATTTAAATCTCGTTGCTTATGTAAATAAAAGCGCCGGTGATGCGATTTCAACATTAAACATCCCCTATTCTATGACGGTTATAGCAATCTACTTTCTTATTTGTTTGCTGATTTCATTTACCGTCTTTCAAAAGAGAGACATTACAGCATAG
- a CDS encoding DUF6895 family protein: MTQAYIKEIKQGALSWIVENIHFFDMNHKVANDFRWRLKTFIELIFLTNYLIRNQADDKEVTVLTDFITERLHNEKLEEFIHFDPDGLAGLAIAGEFLTLTDHPSRASVIWELKKFTGSRFDGSLAKIPFRKMDLKYSLERAGVTSEITDFSDLYNYTAAGQNIPNTYMTDHDAYSITHTIFYITDMGCSSLTDKEYNLPSLKEKVLKFLGIYICLENLDITSELLMCSSFLNIDMERENHKPLYEAAWNKINQGRMKEGNVPGITYQHKPGLKDEQRREDVFKHCYHTTLVAAGAAHACLRAERNY, from the coding sequence TTGACCCAAGCGTATATAAAAGAAATTAAGCAGGGAGCACTGTCATGGATCGTTGAGAATATTCATTTCTTTGATATGAATCATAAAGTAGCGAATGATTTCAGATGGCGGCTTAAAACATTTATAGAGCTCATTTTTCTTACCAATTACCTGATCAGAAATCAGGCAGATGATAAGGAGGTTACGGTTTTAACAGACTTTATTACAGAAAGGCTTCACAATGAAAAGCTAGAAGAATTTATTCATTTTGATCCGGACGGTCTTGCCGGATTGGCTATTGCGGGGGAATTTCTTACCTTAACAGATCACCCGTCCCGGGCTTCGGTGATATGGGAGCTGAAAAAATTCACGGGATCGCGTTTTGATGGCAGCCTTGCTAAAATTCCCTTTCGGAAAATGGATCTGAAGTACAGTCTGGAAAGAGCGGGCGTGACTTCAGAAATAACGGATTTTTCTGACTTATATAACTACACAGCAGCTGGTCAGAATATCCCAAATACATATATGACTGATCATGATGCGTACAGTATAACTCATACGATTTTTTATATAACAGACATGGGATGTTCTTCGCTTACAGATAAGGAGTATAATCTGCCGTCTTTGAAAGAAAAGGTCCTGAAGTTTCTCGGGATTTATATATGTCTCGAGAATTTAGATATTACCAGTGAATTATTGATGTGCAGTTCTTTTTTAAATATTGACATGGAAAGAGAAAATCATAAACCGCTCTATGAGGCAGCATGGAATAAAATAAATCAGGGCCGAATGAAAGAGGGGAATGTTCCGGGCATCACCTATCAACATAAACCCGGTTTGAAAGATGAACAGCGAAGAGAAGATGTGTTTAAACATTGCTACCATACAACACTTGTTGCTGCGGGAGCCGCGCATGCCTGTCTCAGAGCAGAAAGGAACTATTAA
- a CDS encoding biotin/lipoate A/B protein ligase family protein: MGKQPIDLLMQPSWRIIDQSSLGPYFDAKQSFAIDDTLCASAGKGESPATARSWVHHRTIVLGIQDTRLPFLEDGVKLLKDEGYRVIVRNSGGLAVVLDEGVLNISLIFEDEKKGIDIDRGYEAMTELVRRMLSPYNAEIEAYEIKGSYCPGSYDLSIGGRKFAGISQRRLRGGTAVQIYLCADKSGSERADLIRRFYQAALKDKSNDTKGVYPDIRPETMASLSELLQTDISVQDLMLALLTELKELSGRLYAAGLSPEEEIVFEKNLTRMLERNEKVFGTQESLD, from the coding sequence ATGGGAAAGCAACCGATTGATTTACTGATGCAGCCGAGCTGGAGAATCATTGACCAATCCAGCCTCGGCCCTTATTTTGATGCGAAGCAGTCATTCGCAATAGATGATACGCTGTGCGCCTCCGCGGGCAAAGGGGAATCGCCTGCGACAGCACGATCTTGGGTGCACCACCGGACGATCGTGCTCGGCATTCAGGACACACGGCTTCCATTTTTAGAGGACGGCGTGAAATTGCTGAAGGACGAAGGCTACCGTGTCATTGTCCGAAATTCCGGGGGCCTCGCGGTCGTTCTCGATGAAGGCGTATTGAATATCTCGCTTATTTTTGAAGATGAGAAAAAAGGCATCGACATCGACAGAGGCTACGAGGCGATGACAGAGCTGGTGCGGCGGATGCTGAGTCCGTACAACGCTGAAATTGAAGCGTATGAAATTAAAGGATCGTACTGTCCGGGGAGCTATGATCTCAGCATCGGCGGCCGAAAATTCGCGGGAATCTCACAAAGACGGCTGCGGGGCGGAACCGCGGTTCAGATTTATCTCTGCGCCGATAAAAGCGGCAGTGAAAGGGCCGACTTGATCAGACGTTTCTATCAAGCCGCTTTAAAAGACAAAAGCAACGATACAAAAGGCGTATACCCCGACATAAGGCCCGAAACGATGGCATCATTAAGTGAATTGCTGCAAACGGACATTTCCGTACAGGACTTAATGCTGGCGCTTTTGACCGAACTGAAGGAACTCAGCGGCCGCCTGTATGCGGCCGGATTATCGCCGGAAGAAGAAATCGTATTTGAAAAAAATCTGACCCGAATGCTTGAGCGGAATGAGAAGGTGTTTGGTACGCAGGAAAGCTTGGACTGA
- a CDS encoding LysR family transcriptional regulator, translating to MYYGELKTFIAVVEEKNFTKAAQKLMISQPSVSLHIKNLEKEFQTALLNRSPKHFTTTPTGDILYQRAKQMVFLYEQAKTEIYAHHHYVKGKLKIAASFTIGEYILPPLLAKLHAEYPELNLDVMIGNTEEVSEAVRMLEADIGLIEGHTGKNELDIQPFMEDELCIAAPNGHPLAGRKNISVTDLQNQAWVTREKGSGTREYLDHVLHSNGLRPKSLMTISSNQGVKEAVISGMGLSVLSKSVLQKDLLHRSISVLEIKGFSLKRKLSIIQSSIMESTKNKEIFIVLLKSQFQSS from the coding sequence TTGTATTATGGGGAACTGAAAACATTCATTGCCGTCGTGGAAGAAAAAAACTTTACAAAAGCGGCGCAGAAGCTGATGATTTCTCAGCCGAGCGTCAGTCTTCACATTAAAAATCTGGAGAAAGAATTTCAAACCGCCTTGCTGAACCGCTCGCCGAAGCACTTTACGACAACGCCGACGGGAGACATTCTCTATCAGCGCGCCAAGCAAATGGTCTTTTTGTACGAGCAGGCGAAAACCGAAATTTACGCCCATCACCATTATGTCAAAGGGAAGCTGAAAATCGCAGCGAGCTTCACCATCGGCGAATATATTCTGCCGCCGCTTCTCGCAAAGCTTCATGCCGAGTATCCCGAGCTGAACCTGGACGTCATGATCGGAAACACGGAGGAGGTCAGTGAAGCGGTTCGGATGCTTGAAGCCGATATCGGATTAATTGAAGGGCATACGGGGAAAAACGAGCTCGACATTCAGCCGTTTATGGAGGACGAATTGTGCATTGCCGCACCGAACGGACACCCGCTCGCCGGCAGAAAAAACATATCGGTTACAGACTTGCAAAATCAAGCGTGGGTGACGAGGGAGAAGGGTTCGGGAACGAGGGAATATTTAGACCACGTCCTTCATTCAAACGGACTGCGGCCGAAATCCTTGATGACGATCAGCAGCAACCAGGGCGTCAAGGAAGCCGTCATCAGCGGAATGGGCCTTTCCGTCCTGTCAAAAAGCGTGCTGCAAAAGGATCTGCTTCACCGCAGCATTTCCGTGCTTGAGATAAAAGGATTCTCCTTGAAGCGGAAACTGTCTATCATTCAATCTTCCATTATGGAGAGCACAAAAAACAAAGAAATCTTCATCGTTCTTTTGAAAAGCCAATTTCAATCATCTTAA
- a CDS encoding YeiH family protein: MKMVKGVTVTAGIAFAAFYVSRLPFLQMLGMLVLAMLIGMLWRAVFGHQAALEPGIAFSSKYLLKAGIILLGMRLNLADIYHAGWHVFAIAVCCMMFAGAVVYGLSRLFRMDQTLSILTACGTAICGAAAIAAIAPQIRSNENAAAISAAAVSLLGTIFTVVYSLSYHVLGFSPAAYGAFCGATLHEVAHAAAAGSAGGKTAVEMAVIVKLTRVALLVPAAFMLGMRARRSGKSETVSAASLPIPWFIFGFLGMSAIHTSGVISAAHSAFLVQVSYVLIGMAMAGLGLKVHISAFRHDGWRALAAGLIGSLCLSLFGWAAVTFFL, translated from the coding sequence ATGAAGATGGTAAAGGGTGTTACAGTTACCGCAGGAATTGCGTTTGCGGCTTTCTATGTCAGCCGCCTGCCTTTTTTACAAATGCTCGGAATGCTTGTCCTCGCGATGCTGATCGGCATGCTCTGGCGCGCCGTTTTCGGACATCAGGCGGCATTAGAGCCGGGGATTGCGTTCTCAAGCAAATATTTGCTGAAAGCAGGCATTATCCTGCTTGGCATGAGACTGAACCTGGCGGATATCTATCATGCCGGCTGGCACGTATTTGCAATTGCCGTTTGCTGTATGATGTTTGCGGGCGCTGTTGTATACGGACTGTCCCGGCTGTTTCGAATGGATCAGACACTCAGCATATTAACGGCCTGCGGCACAGCGATCTGCGGGGCGGCTGCCATTGCCGCGATCGCGCCGCAGATCAGATCAAATGAAAATGCAGCAGCCATCAGTGCCGCCGCCGTTTCATTATTAGGAACCATTTTTACTGTTGTGTATTCTCTTTCTTATCATGTATTGGGCTTTTCGCCCGCGGCTTACGGGGCCTTTTGCGGAGCAACGCTTCATGAGGTGGCGCATGCGGCGGCGGCCGGCAGCGCCGGAGGAAAAACAGCCGTCGAGATGGCGGTGATCGTCAAGCTGACCCGGGTCGCGCTGCTCGTTCCGGCCGCATTCATGCTTGGCATGCGGGCCCGCCGCAGCGGTAAGTCAGAGACGGTTTCTGCCGCTTCGCTGCCCATCCCTTGGTTTATCTTCGGATTTCTCGGAATGAGCGCCATCCACACATCAGGCGTCATTTCTGCCGCGCATTCCGCGTTTCTTGTGCAAGTGTCTTATGTTTTAATCGGCATGGCGATGGCGGGTCTCGGCTTAAAAGTCCATATATCGGCGTTTCGGCATGACGGCTGGCGGGCGCTCGCGGCTGGTTTGATCGGTTCTCTCTGTTTATCCCTGTTCGGCTGGGCGGCAGTGACTTTCTTTCTATAA
- the pta gene encoding phosphate acetyltransferase has product MADLFTKVQEKVAGKDVKIVFPEGMDERILVAVNNLAGNKVLKPIVVGNKEDIQAKAKELNLTLDGVDIFDPNTYEGMEELVQAFVERRKGKATEEQARKALLDENYFGTMLVYKGLADGLVSGAAHSTADTVRPALQIIKTKEGVKKTSGVFIMARGDEQYVFADCAINIAPDSQDLAEIAIESANTAQMFDIDPRVAMLSFSTKGSAKSDETEKVAEAVKIAKEKAPELTLDGEFQFDAAFVPSVAEKKAPDSEIKGDANVFVFPSLEAGNIGYKIAQRLGGFEAVGPILQGLNMPVNDLSRGCNAEDVYNLALITAAQAL; this is encoded by the coding sequence GTGGCAGATTTATTTACAAAAGTACAAGAAAAAGTAGCAGGAAAAGATGTAAAAATCGTATTTCCTGAAGGAATGGACGAACGTATCCTGGTTGCGGTCAACAACTTGGCGGGCAACAAGGTATTAAAGCCGATCGTAGTCGGCAATAAAGAAGACATTCAAGCAAAAGCGAAAGAATTAAATCTTACGCTTGACGGCGTTGACATTTTTGACCCGAATACATATGAAGGCATGGAAGAACTCGTTCAGGCTTTCGTAGAACGCCGCAAAGGCAAAGCGACGGAAGAACAGGCCCGCAAAGCCTTATTGGACGAAAACTATTTCGGCACAATGCTTGTGTACAAAGGTCTCGCGGACGGACTTGTCAGCGGAGCTGCACATTCTACTGCCGATACGGTTCGACCTGCACTGCAAATCATTAAAACAAAAGAAGGCGTGAAAAAAACATCTGGTGTCTTCATCATGGCTCGCGGTGACGAGCAATATGTATTCGCTGATTGCGCGATCAACATTGCTCCTGACAGCCAGGACCTTGCCGAAATCGCCATTGAAAGCGCCAATACGGCTCAAATGTTTGATATTGACCCGCGCGTTGCCATGCTCAGCTTCTCTACAAAAGGATCGGCGAAATCAGACGAGACGGAAAAAGTGGCCGAAGCGGTGAAAATTGCGAAGGAAAAAGCGCCTGAACTTACGCTTGACGGCGAATTCCAATTTGATGCTGCATTTGTGCCGTCTGTTGCGGAGAAGAAAGCGCCGGACTCCGAAATTAAAGGAGACGCGAATGTATTTGTATTCCCAAGCCTTGAAGCAGGAAACATCGGCTACAAAATCGCTCAGCGCTTAGGCGGATTTGAAGCGGTTGGACCGATTCTGCAAGGATTAAATATGCCTGTAAACGATCTTTCCAGAGGATGTAATGCGGAAGACGTCTACAATCTTGCGTTAATTACGGCGGCTCAAGCGCTGTAA
- the hemQ gene encoding hydrogen peroxide-dependent heme synthase, giving the protein MSEQQKTNEAAQTLDGWYALHDFRTMDWTSWKLLSSDERLSIIHEFTGLLEKWGVAQKEGKGSQTIYSIVGQKADFMLMILRPTMEELNEIELEFNKSKLAEFTIPAYSYVSVVELSNYLASGEGDPYENPHVRARLYPELPEAKYVCFYPMDKRRSGNDNWYMLSMDERKSLMRSHGLIGRSYAGKVKQIITGSVGFDDYEWGVTLFSDDVLQFKKLVYEMRFDEVSARYGEFGSFFVGNRLSLDTLPQFLHV; this is encoded by the coding sequence ATGAGTGAGCAGCAAAAAACGAACGAAGCCGCCCAAACGCTTGACGGCTGGTACGCGCTTCACGATTTCCGCACAATGGACTGGACGTCATGGAAGCTGTTATCCAGCGATGAGCGCCTGTCGATTATTCACGAATTTACGGGACTGCTTGAAAAATGGGGCGTCGCCCAAAAAGAAGGCAAAGGCTCGCAAACCATCTACAGCATCGTCGGACAGAAAGCCGATTTCATGCTGATGATTCTTCGCCCGACAATGGAAGAGCTGAACGAAATCGAGCTTGAATTTAATAAATCAAAGCTTGCTGAATTTACAATCCCGGCTTATTCTTACGTGTCCGTGGTTGAGCTGAGCAACTACCTGGCTAGCGGAGAAGGCGATCCGTATGAAAACCCGCATGTCCGCGCACGCCTGTACCCTGAGCTGCCGGAAGCGAAATACGTCTGCTTCTATCCGATGGATAAAAGAAGAAGCGGAAATGACAACTGGTACATGCTTTCTATGGATGAACGCAAAAGCCTGATGAGAAGCCACGGCTTAATCGGACGGAGCTATGCCGGCAAAGTCAAACAGATTATCACGGGGTCTGTCGGTTTTGACGATTACGAATGGGGCGTCACGCTCTTCAGTGATGATGTGCTTCAGTTCAAAAAGCTTGTCTATGAAATGCGCTTTGACGAAGTCAGCGCGCGCTACGGCGAATTCGGTTCATTTTTTGTCGGAAACCGCTTGTCTCTCGACACGCTTCCGCAGTTTTTACACGTGTAA
- a CDS encoding helix-turn-helix transcriptional regulator has translation MENRLKEIRQRHSYSQETLALKLKVSRQTIISIENGKYNPSLPLALKTAKIFRESVDNIFLLEEE, from the coding sequence ATGGAAAATCGGTTAAAAGAAATTAGACAAAGACATTCTTATTCACAGGAAACTTTAGCCCTGAAATTAAAAGTGTCCAGACAAACTATTATTTCAATTGAGAATGGGAAATATAACCCCTCCCTGCCCTTAGCTTTGAAAACAGCAAAGATTTTCAGAGAAAGTGTAGATAATATATTTTTGTTAGAGGAGGAATAA
- a CDS encoding SDR family oxidoreductase has translation MSKRTAFIMGASQGIGKAIALKLADNGFHTVINSRVPENIESVKEEILAKHPDAGVTVLAGDMSDQETRSGIFEEIRSKCGRLDVLINNIPGGSPDTFENCDIEDMTNTFTNKTIAYIDSMKTAAAIMKQHEFGRIINIVGNLWKEPGANMFTNSMMNAALINASKNIAIQLAPFHITVNCLNPGFIATDRYHQFVQNVMKQNGISKAEAEERIASGVPMKRVGTAEEAAALAAFLASEEASYITGQQVSADGGSMKSI, from the coding sequence TTGTCAAAACGAACCGCATTTATTATGGGAGCCAGTCAGGGGATCGGCAAAGCGATCGCTCTGAAACTGGCGGACAATGGCTTTCATACCGTCATTAATTCACGAGTTCCCGAAAATATTGAATCCGTAAAAGAAGAGATTCTCGCCAAACATCCGGATGCGGGCGTCACCGTTTTGGCCGGGGATATGTCGGATCAGGAGACGAGAAGCGGCATTTTTGAAGAAATCAGATCAAAATGCGGACGGCTTGATGTATTGATCAACAACATTCCGGGCGGCTCGCCGGACACTTTTGAAAACTGCGATATAGAGGATATGACAAATACCTTTACGAATAAAACAATCGCTTATATCGATTCTATGAAAACAGCCGCTGCGATCATGAAACAGCACGAATTCGGCCGAATCATTAATATTGTGGGAAACCTATGGAAAGAGCCCGGCGCCAACATGTTTACCAACAGCATGATGAACGCCGCTTTAATTAATGCCAGCAAAAATATCGCCATTCAGCTTGCGCCTTTTCATATCACTGTCAATTGTCTGAATCCCGGATTTATCGCCACAGACCGCTATCACCAATTCGTGCAGAATGTCATGAAGCAAAACGGCATTTCCAAAGCAGAAGCGGAAGAACGGATTGCCTCAGGCGTTCCGATGAAACGTGTCGGAACCGCAGAAGAAGCCGCGGCGCTGGCTGCCTTTCTCGCCTCGGAAGAAGCCTCTTATATTACGGGGCAGCAAGTGTCGGCCGACGGCGGAAGCATGAAAAGCATATAA
- a CDS encoding pyridoxal phosphate-dependent aminotransferase — MEIIPSDVIKTLPKQEFSLVFQKVKELEKKGARIINLGQGNPDLPTPPHIVQSLREAALNPSYHGYGPFRGYPFLKEAIAEFYEREYGVSVNPETEVALFGGGKAGLYVLTQCLLNPGDIALVPNPGYPEYLSGITMARAELHEMPLHPENGYLPDFEQIDPAVLKKAKLMFLNYPNNPTGATADQAFYEKAAAFAKKHDIHLIHDFAYGAFEFDQNPASFLQAKEAKTVGAELYSFSKTFNMAGWRMAFAVGNEKIIQAVNKFQDHVFVGMFGGLQQAAAAALSGSPEHTERLKRTYQERIDFFTDLCEMELGWSIEKPKGTFYVWAEIPNEFESSHQFSDYLLEHAHVVVTPGEIFGSRGKRYVRISMVAKQGDLREFVLRIQKLGLSFASLQETSR; from the coding sequence ATGGAAATCATACCGTCCGACGTCATCAAGACACTTCCGAAACAGGAATTTTCGCTCGTTTTTCAAAAGGTAAAAGAGTTGGAGAAAAAGGGGGCCCGGATCATCAATCTAGGGCAGGGGAATCCCGATCTCCCCACTCCGCCGCATATCGTTCAATCATTGCGGGAGGCTGCGCTGAATCCTTCGTATCACGGATACGGCCCGTTCAGAGGCTATCCGTTTCTGAAAGAAGCCATCGCGGAATTTTATGAGAGAGAATACGGTGTATCGGTCAATCCGGAGACAGAAGTTGCGCTGTTCGGCGGAGGGAAGGCGGGTTTGTACGTTTTGACGCAATGCCTGCTGAATCCCGGCGACATCGCCTTAGTCCCGAACCCCGGCTACCCTGAGTATTTATCAGGAATCACAATGGCCAGAGCGGAGCTGCATGAGATGCCGCTTCATCCAGAGAACGGCTATCTGCCGGATTTTGAGCAGATTGATCCCGCCGTCCTGAAAAAAGCCAAGCTGATGTTTTTGAATTACCCGAATAACCCGACGGGCGCGACAGCGGATCAGGCGTTTTATGAAAAAGCGGCGGCGTTTGCTAAAAAACATGACATCCATCTCATTCACGATTTTGCATACGGCGCGTTCGAATTTGATCAGAACCCGGCCAGTTTTCTCCAGGCGAAGGAAGCCAAGACGGTCGGCGCGGAGCTGTATTCATTTTCGAAAACCTTCAATATGGCAGGCTGGAGAATGGCGTTTGCCGTGGGGAATGAGAAGATCATTCAGGCGGTCAATAAATTTCAGGATCACGTATTCGTCGGTATGTTCGGCGGCCTTCAGCAGGCGGCAGCGGCGGCGCTGTCAGGAAGCCCTGAACATACGGAACGGCTGAAGCGCACATATCAGGAACGGATTGATTTTTTCACGGATTTATGTGAAATGGAATTGGGCTGGAGCATTGAAAAACCGAAAGGGACTTTTTATGTCTGGGCTGAAATTCCGAATGAATTCGAGTCTTCACACCAATTTTCGGACTATCTGCTGGAGCATGCCCATGTTGTCGTGACGCCCGGCGAGATTTTCGGAAGCCGCGGAAAGCGTTATGTCAGAATATCAATGGTGGCCAAGCAGGGGGACTTGAGGGAATTCGTTTTGCGGATTCAAAAGCTTGGTTTGTCCTTTGCTTCATTACAAGAAACATCCCGCTGA
- a CDS encoding MFS transporter, with protein sequence MKQLKPNSKYLLFGQALSFMGDYCVLPALLILSTYYHDYWVTSGVIAVRSIPMVFQPFLGVLVDRLDRVKIMLWTDVIRGVIFMGLTFLPKGEYPLLFLALLFVSYGSGVFFNPARLAVMSSLEADIKNINTLFAKATTISIIVGAAAGGLFLLGGSVELAVAFNGVTYLVSAFFISRIKLQYVPIQSENVREAFQSFKEGLKEIKTNAFVLNAMFTMITMALLWGVVYSYFPIVSRFLGDGEIGNFILTFCIGFGGFIGAALVSKWGFNNNKGLMYFTVLSIVSLALFLFTPIFAVSVIAAILFFIAMEYGEVLAKVKVQENAANQIQGRIFSVAEASIGLCIAVGSMLINIVDAAVIMAFIVLLVSGLFLHTKLVNKSFSERNNESEQIHL encoded by the coding sequence ATGAAGCAGCTGAAACCGAACTCTAAGTATTTGCTTTTCGGGCAGGCGCTTTCGTTTATGGGAGACTATTGCGTTCTCCCGGCCCTGCTCATTTTGTCTACATACTACCATGACTACTGGGTGACGTCCGGCGTCATCGCGGTCCGCAGCATTCCGATGGTGTTTCAGCCGTTTTTAGGCGTGCTTGTCGACCGGCTCGACAGGGTGAAAATCATGCTGTGGACGGATGTAATCAGAGGTGTCATCTTCATGGGGCTGACATTTCTCCCGAAAGGCGAATATCCGCTGCTTTTTCTGGCGCTGCTGTTTGTCTCTTACGGAAGCGGCGTATTTTTTAACCCGGCCCGTCTCGCGGTCATGTCATCTTTAGAAGCGGATATTAAAAATATCAATACCTTATTTGCCAAAGCCACGACGATTTCGATTATTGTCGGCGCTGCAGCCGGCGGACTTTTTCTGTTAGGCGGTTCTGTCGAGCTTGCCGTCGCCTTTAACGGGGTAACCTACCTTGTCTCCGCGTTTTTCATCAGCCGTATTAAGCTTCAATACGTGCCGATTCAGTCAGAAAACGTGAGAGAAGCCTTTCAGTCGTTTAAGGAAGGCCTGAAGGAAATCAAAACAAATGCTTTCGTGTTAAACGCCATGTTTACGATGATTACGATGGCGCTGTTATGGGGTGTCGTCTACAGCTATTTTCCGATTGTCAGCCGCTTTTTAGGCGACGGGGAAATCGGCAATTTCATCCTGACGTTCTGTATCGGCTTCGGCGGCTTTATCGGCGCCGCCCTTGTCAGCAAATGGGGCTTTAACAATAATAAAGGGCTGATGTATTTTACAGTGTTATCGATCGTCTCACTTGCGCTGTTTTTGTTCACCCCGATTTTCGCCGTGTCAGTCATTGCCGCCATTCTTTTCTTTATTGCAATGGAATACGGCGAGGTGCTGGCGAAGGTCAAAGTTCAGGAGAATGCGGCGAACCAGATTCAGGGCCGGATCTTTTCCGTGGCAGAGGCGTCCATCGGATTGTGCATCGCCGTCGGTTCCATGCTGATCAACATTGTAGATGCGGCGGTTATCATGGCGTTTATCGTGCTTCTGGTCAGCGGGTTGTTTCTGCATACAAAACTGGTCAATAAATCGTTTTCAGAACGGAATAACGAATCGGAGCAAATTCATTTATAA